In Salisediminibacterium beveridgei, one DNA window encodes the following:
- the asnB gene encoding asparagine synthase (glutamine-hydrolyzing), with product MCGFTAIAGSFLPDQKQMNEMTSAIFHRGPDETGYYRDEYVSFGFQRLSIIDLENGQQPFSYENERYVIVFNGEIYNHVELRKELVANGVQIDTVSDTEVIVALYHHSGVSCLQKLRGMFAFVIWDKETKTIFAARDHFGIKPLYYTNVFGSVVFSSESKAITHLTTELTVNDPSLQHYLAFQFIPEPETIWSEVKKLPAGHYVEIPWNAEVQAVQYWQPQFRPERSSYDYQKAKILDVLRESVSVHLRSDVPVGSFLSGGIDSAVIVSLAKEVNPAIKTFSVGFDQSGYSETAFARQTAEALQVSNEESILTPEAYWEALPKLMWHMDEPVADPAAVPLYFVARQASEQVKVVLSGEGSDELFGGYNIYRKPRALRQISALPGPAKKLLAALSRMIPDGVKGKSFLERGTTPLMDRYIGNANIVKENEKSRILKSYDANRPSALLTEPYFNASKELDDVTKMQAIDLAFWLKGDILAKADKMTMANSLELRVPFLDKQVFEVASAIPVAYKIAHGTTKYILRDAVREILPEEVFMRKKLGFPVPIKHWLRGEWNDRVYQLIEESQTDAYFDKRYLIHLLDEHKQCKGDHSRKLWNVLIFMIWHEVFVEQIHPFHQPKPARPSNSSSYCLV from the coding sequence ATGTGTGGATTCACGGCTATTGCAGGCTCTTTTTTACCAGATCAGAAACAGATGAATGAAATGACGTCAGCGATTTTTCACAGAGGACCTGATGAGACAGGATACTACAGGGATGAGTATGTATCCTTCGGGTTCCAAAGGCTCAGCATCATCGACCTCGAAAACGGGCAACAGCCCTTCTCTTACGAAAATGAACGCTACGTGATCGTATTCAACGGCGAAATCTACAATCACGTTGAACTGCGAAAAGAGCTGGTAGCGAACGGCGTACAGATCGACACCGTGTCAGACACGGAAGTGATTGTCGCCCTTTACCACCATTCTGGTGTATCATGCCTGCAAAAACTTCGCGGGATGTTCGCTTTTGTCATCTGGGATAAAGAAACGAAAACCATATTTGCAGCAAGAGATCATTTTGGCATCAAGCCGCTCTATTACACCAATGTCTTCGGGTCCGTCGTCTTTTCCTCGGAATCGAAAGCCATCACCCATTTGACCACTGAACTGACGGTCAATGACCCAAGCCTGCAGCACTATCTCGCCTTTCAGTTCATTCCGGAACCGGAAACGATCTGGTCCGAGGTGAAAAAACTCCCTGCAGGTCATTATGTGGAAATCCCGTGGAACGCTGAGGTCCAGGCAGTTCAGTATTGGCAACCACAGTTCAGACCTGAGCGGTCCTCGTATGACTATCAGAAAGCGAAGATTCTCGATGTTCTGAGAGAGTCCGTATCCGTCCATTTGCGCAGCGATGTGCCGGTCGGCTCCTTTTTGTCCGGCGGGATAGATTCAGCCGTGATTGTCAGCCTCGCCAAAGAAGTGAATCCTGCCATCAAAACCTTCAGCGTCGGTTTTGATCAGTCGGGTTATAGTGAAACAGCGTTTGCCAGGCAAACGGCTGAGGCGTTACAGGTGTCGAATGAGGAATCGATTTTGACGCCTGAAGCCTATTGGGAAGCACTCCCGAAGCTGATGTGGCATATGGATGAGCCGGTGGCGGATCCGGCGGCCGTTCCACTCTACTTCGTTGCCCGACAAGCTTCGGAGCAGGTCAAAGTCGTTCTGTCCGGGGAGGGGTCGGATGAACTGTTTGGGGGATACAATATCTACCGGAAGCCTCGTGCACTCCGGCAGATTTCTGCCCTGCCGGGTCCTGCAAAAAAACTCCTCGCTGCTCTTTCTCGTATGATCCCCGATGGTGTGAAGGGGAAAAGCTTTCTCGAACGGGGAACAACACCTTTGATGGATCGCTATATCGGTAATGCGAACATCGTCAAAGAAAACGAGAAATCCAGGATCCTGAAAAGCTATGACGCCAATCGTCCGAGCGCATTATTGACGGAACCCTATTTCAATGCCTCCAAAGAACTTGACGATGTGACAAAAATGCAGGCGATTGATCTGGCCTTCTGGTTAAAAGGCGATATCCTCGCGAAAGCGGATAAAATGACCATGGCCAATTCATTGGAGCTTCGTGTCCCGTTTCTGGACAAGCAGGTGTTTGAAGTGGCCTCCGCCATTCCGGTTGCATACAAAATCGCTCACGGAACAACAAAGTATATTCTGAGAGATGCCGTCCGGGAGATTCTCCCGGAAGAAGTTTTCATGCGGAAAAAGCTCGGTTTCCCGGTTCCGATCAAACACTGGTTACGGGGAGAATGGAACGACAGGGTCTATCAGCTGATAGAAGAAAGTCAGACGGACGCTTATTTTGATAAACGATACCTGATCCATCTCCTTGATGAGCATAAGCAGTGTAAAGGGGATCACAGCCGGAAACTTTGGAATGTCCTGATTTTTATGATCTGGCATGAAGTGTTTGTTGAACAAATCCATCCGTTTCATCAGCCGAAACCTGCTCGTCCATCCAACAGCTCTTCATACTGTTTGGTTTGA
- a CDS encoding NADH-dependent flavin oxidoreductase, translating to MYTFLKPYTFNNGMTVKNRIMLAPMTNFASAENGEVTDDELAYYRERSQGVGTVLTAVANVTPGGKGFPGEIGIDRDDQVAGLSKLAQTIQGEGAKAIIQMFHAGRMAPPDLLPDKETVSASAVAPERDGATTPRELTEDEIQSIIQAFGDATRRAIRAGFDGVEIHGANTYLIQQFFSPHSNRREDEWGGSVEKRMRFPLAVVQEVLEAAKEAEQPFLVGYRISPEERENPGITMEDTLTFVNELAKQELDYLHISVQDFFAGSMRDASDQRSRVQMIQDEVGEKIPVVGVGSLHTPDDVERAMAGNVPFIALGRELIVEPKWIEKVEAGQESEIRTDMSVNDREALVVPESLWNVIVNTPGWFPVKEHVEN from the coding sequence ATGTATACATTTTTAAAACCCTATACATTTAATAACGGAATGACCGTCAAAAACCGGATCATGCTGGCACCGATGACGAATTTTGCTTCAGCGGAGAATGGCGAGGTGACAGACGACGAGCTGGCTTATTACCGGGAGCGCTCACAAGGTGTGGGGACGGTTCTGACGGCAGTGGCAAACGTGACGCCCGGTGGAAAAGGATTTCCCGGCGAGATTGGCATCGATCGCGATGATCAGGTCGCCGGATTAAGCAAACTGGCTCAAACGATTCAAGGAGAAGGCGCAAAGGCCATCATCCAGATGTTTCACGCCGGGCGGATGGCGCCGCCCGACCTGCTGCCAGACAAAGAGACGGTCAGTGCATCAGCCGTTGCACCGGAGCGCGACGGGGCAACCACACCGAGAGAGCTGACCGAAGACGAGATTCAGTCGATCATCCAGGCCTTTGGTGACGCCACCAGACGGGCGATCCGGGCCGGTTTTGATGGCGTGGAAATTCACGGGGCGAATACGTATCTGATTCAGCAATTTTTCTCACCCCACTCCAATCGCCGTGAGGATGAGTGGGGCGGATCCGTCGAGAAGCGCATGCGGTTTCCTCTGGCGGTCGTTCAGGAAGTGTTGGAAGCTGCCAAAGAAGCGGAGCAGCCGTTTCTGGTAGGCTACCGGATTTCCCCGGAAGAACGGGAGAACCCGGGGATCACGATGGAAGACACCCTGACTTTTGTCAACGAACTGGCGAAGCAGGAACTCGATTATCTTCACATTTCCGTACAGGATTTCTTCGCCGGATCCATGCGGGATGCTTCGGATCAGCGTTCCCGGGTCCAGATGATCCAGGATGAAGTGGGCGAAAAGATTCCCGTTGTCGGTGTCGGATCGCTCCACACGCCGGACGATGTGGAGCGTGCCATGGCAGGGAATGTCCCGTTTATTGCTCTGGGCCGTGAGCTGATTGTGGAACCGAAGTGGATCGAGAAAGTCGAGGCCGGGCAGGAGAGTGAGATTCGAACAGACATGTCCGTCAATGACCGGGAGGCACTGGTCGTACCCGAATCGCTGTGGAACGTCATCGTGAATACGCCAGGATGGTTCCCGGTGAAAGAACACGTTGAGAACTGA
- the rpsI gene encoding 30S ribosomal protein S9, whose amino-acid sequence MAQVQYIGTGRRKNSTARVRLVPGDGQITINKRDINDYFDLETLKVIVKQPLAETQTEGTYDVHVNVHGGGYTGQAGAIRHGVARALLQADPDFRSGLKAAGYLTRDSRMKERKKYGLKAARRAPQFSKR is encoded by the coding sequence TTGGCACAAGTTCAATACATCGGAACAGGTCGTCGTAAGAACTCAACTGCACGTGTCCGTCTCGTTCCTGGTGACGGTCAAATCACCATTAACAAGCGTGACATCAACGACTACTTCGACCTTGAAACATTGAAGGTAATCGTTAAGCAGCCATTGGCTGAAACTCAGACTGAAGGTACGTATGACGTACACGTAAACGTACACGGTGGAGGCTATACCGGTCAAGCCGGCGCGATCCGTCACGGCGTAGCACGTGCACTGTTGCAGGCAGACCCTGATTTCCGTTCAGGCCTTAAAGCTGCAGGATACCTCACACGTGACTCCAGAATGAAAGAACGTAAGAAATACGGTCTTAAAGCAGCACGTCGTGCACCACAGTTCTCAAAGCGTTAA
- the rplM gene encoding 50S ribosomal protein L13 yields the protein MRTTYMAKGHEVERKWYVVDAEGQTLGRLSSEVASILRGKHKPTFTPHVDTGDHVIIINAEKIHLTGNKLMDKKYYRHSRYPGSLKTTTAGEMRANKPERLLELSIKGMMPKGSLGRQMTKKLNVYAGPEHPHAAQKPEAYELRG from the coding sequence ATGCGTACAACATATATGGCCAAAGGCCACGAAGTCGAGCGTAAATGGTACGTTGTTGACGCTGAAGGACAAACACTCGGTCGTTTATCTTCCGAAGTGGCAAGCATCCTTCGCGGCAAGCACAAACCAACTTTCACACCACACGTTGATACAGGTGACCACGTCATCATCATCAACGCAGAGAAGATCCACCTGACAGGGAACAAGCTGATGGACAAGAAATACTACCGTCACAGCCGCTACCCTGGTTCATTGAAGACAACGACAGCAGGCGAAATGCGCGCCAACAAGCCTGAGCGTCTTCTTGAGCTTTCCATTAAAGGCATGATGCCAAAAGGTTCACTTGGCCGTCAAATGACAAAGAAACTGAACGTATATGCAGGACCAGAACACCCGCACGCAGCACAAAAGCCAGAAGCTTATGAGCTTCGCGGCTAA
- the truA gene encoding tRNA pseudouridine(38-40) synthase TruA, whose amino-acid sequence MTRILIRIQYDGSGFNGYQKQLNGRTVQDALERALSVIHKANSWPCTSSGRTDTAVHGLNQAVHFDTPLSISMERWPMALNSVLPDDVQVLQAMTVPAGFHARYDTVGKVYRYRIYTTGSRDVFRRHYAHHVKGNLDPVRIQKAAAHLEGTHDFTSMTSAKTEVVDKVRTLFRVQVEQNGDDLELVFVGSGFLYQMVRVLTGTLLKIGSGEWEPAIIPQIIARKDRIAAGPTAPGNGLYLEDVFYDEESLQAYLRELDEPAGGRT is encoded by the coding sequence ATGACACGGATCCTCATACGTATTCAATATGACGGGAGCGGTTTTAACGGGTATCAAAAGCAGCTCAACGGAAGAACCGTTCAGGATGCATTGGAACGGGCGCTGTCGGTGATCCACAAAGCAAACAGCTGGCCTTGTACTTCGTCAGGGCGGACGGACACAGCCGTCCACGGCCTCAATCAGGCAGTGCATTTTGACACCCCACTATCCATTTCCATGGAACGCTGGCCGATGGCACTGAACAGTGTCCTCCCGGATGACGTGCAGGTGCTTCAGGCAATGACCGTTCCCGCCGGGTTTCATGCCCGCTATGACACGGTTGGAAAAGTATACCGCTACCGGATTTATACAACGGGCAGTCGCGATGTATTTCGGCGCCATTATGCCCATCATGTCAAGGGAAATCTTGATCCGGTCCGAATTCAAAAAGCGGCGGCCCATTTGGAAGGAACCCATGACTTTACGAGTATGACGTCTGCAAAGACGGAAGTCGTGGATAAAGTGCGGACGTTGTTTCGCGTACAGGTGGAGCAAAACGGGGATGATCTGGAGCTGGTTTTTGTCGGGAGCGGCTTTTTGTATCAGATGGTGCGTGTGCTTACCGGGACGCTTTTGAAAATTGGCAGCGGGGAATGGGAGCCAGCCATCATTCCGCAGATCATAGCGCGCAAAGACCGGATTGCTGCAGGGCCCACTGCACCCGGGAACGGGCTGTATCTCGAGGATGTTTTTTACGATGAGGAGTCGCTTCAGGCTTACCTTCGTGAACTCGATGAACCCGCAGGGGGGCGGACGTAG
- a CDS encoding energy-coupling factor transporter transmembrane component T family protein, with translation MFDHIIIGQYVPGESVIHRLDPRVKLTAVLIFLVFMFMTRDLLLLAVSFLLAFGGLVLSRVPLGFYLKGMKFISIIIIFTFMLHLFMTSGGRVLLELPFVTIYSAGVMEGAMIALKLTMIITMASLLTLTTTPIDLTDGMERMLSPLNRFKAPTHELALMMSIALRFIPTLLEETKTIIHAQMARGANFSEGSLWNRIKALIPILVPLFAQSFKRAEDLATAMEARGYAGGEGRTKFRQLTWTMKDTFVLVVFIAYGIVILAEQFF, from the coding sequence ATGTTTGATCACATCATCATCGGCCAGTATGTGCCGGGCGAGTCCGTCATTCACCGGCTCGATCCGCGGGTGAAGCTGACGGCGGTTCTGATTTTTCTCGTCTTTATGTTCATGACGAGGGATCTGCTGCTACTTGCTGTTTCTTTTCTGCTGGCCTTCGGCGGATTGGTTTTGTCCCGGGTGCCGCTGGGCTTTTATTTGAAGGGGATGAAGTTCATCTCCATCATTATCATATTCACTTTCATGTTGCATCTGTTTATGACCAGTGGCGGACGCGTGCTTCTTGAACTGCCGTTTGTAACGATCTACAGTGCTGGGGTCATGGAAGGGGCGATGATCGCACTTAAGCTGACGATGATCATTACAATGGCGTCATTATTGACCCTGACGACCACCCCGATCGACCTGACCGACGGGATGGAGCGCATGCTCAGCCCGCTGAACCGGTTTAAAGCACCGACCCATGAGCTGGCTTTGATGATGTCGATTGCGCTCCGCTTTATCCCGACACTGCTCGAGGAGACAAAGACGATCATTCATGCGCAGATGGCCAGAGGTGCCAACTTCAGTGAAGGATCCCTCTGGAATCGGATCAAAGCGTTGATCCCGATCCTGGTGCCGCTTTTTGCCCAGTCATTCAAACGGGCGGAGGACCTCGCCACCGCAATGGAAGCGAGAGGCTATGCCGGCGGGGAAGGGCGGACGAAATTCCGGCAGCTCACGTGGACGATGAAAGATACGTTCGTCCTCGTCGTCTTCATCGCTTACGGCATCGTGATTCTCGCCGAACAGTTCTTCTGA
- a CDS encoding energy-coupling factor transporter ATPase — translation MDIQAEQLNYLYMPDTPFEQLALNGIDVRFSDRQWTTVLGRTGSGKSTFVQHLNGLVKPTGGALSLKGMRITRATKQRTLVPLRKKVGMVFQFPEQQLFAEEVLEDVMYGPLNVGYTKAEARELAIHALSVTGMDEALFHRSPFELSGGQMRRVAIAGIMAMDPELLILDEPTAGLDPESHRSMMAMFYDWYQAKEERGVVLVTHQMQDAAAFSDEILVLHQGALVLKGSPQTVFARDDVLKRCSLTPPIGTRLVKAAAEKFGMPDQSTQLSLTPTDTADAILALLNKRAEGTKYDV, via the coding sequence ATGGACATACAAGCAGAACAGCTGAACTACCTCTATATGCCAGACACCCCCTTTGAACAGCTTGCCTTAAACGGCATTGATGTCCGCTTCAGTGACCGGCAGTGGACGACGGTCCTTGGACGAACCGGGTCAGGGAAATCCACATTCGTACAGCACCTCAATGGCCTGGTGAAACCGACGGGGGGTGCGTTGAGTCTGAAAGGGATGCGGATTACCCGGGCAACAAAACAGCGGACGTTAGTCCCGCTCCGGAAAAAGGTCGGCATGGTATTTCAATTTCCCGAACAGCAGCTGTTCGCAGAAGAAGTACTCGAAGACGTCATGTACGGTCCGCTGAATGTCGGTTATACGAAAGCAGAAGCAAGGGAACTGGCCATCCATGCGCTGTCTGTAACAGGCATGGATGAGGCCTTGTTTCACCGGTCCCCCTTTGAACTGAGCGGGGGTCAGATGCGCAGAGTCGCGATTGCCGGGATCATGGCGATGGATCCGGAGCTTTTGATTCTCGATGAACCAACGGCCGGGCTCGATCCGGAAAGTCACCGGAGCATGATGGCGATGTTTTACGACTGGTATCAGGCAAAAGAGGAGCGTGGCGTGGTGCTCGTTACCCACCAGATGCAGGACGCGGCGGCATTCTCAGATGAGATCCTCGTCCTTCATCAAGGAGCGCTTGTACTGAAAGGAAGCCCGCAGACCGTATTCGCAAGAGACGACGTCTTGAAGCGTTGCAGTCTGACGCCGCCAATCGGGACAAGGCTTGTGAAAGCTGCGGCAGAGAAGTTCGGCATGCCTGATCAATCCACTCAGCTGTCGTTGACACCAACGGATACTGCAGATGCGATTCTGGCTTTACTGAACAAGCGAGCAGAAGGGACGAAGTACGATGTTTGA
- a CDS encoding energy-coupling factor transporter ATPase, which produces MSTAIELKHVSYRYQDDGPEVLQDVNLRIRKGEWVTILGPNGSGKSTLAKMFNALLVPDAGEIVSLGYDTRDDQHWPALRRRVGMVFQNPDNQLVAPTVRDDVAFGLENAGVPQDEMRRRVAERIAEFGLSGLENHEPHRLSGGQKQRVAIAGVMALAPDVIVFDEATSMIDPEGSREVWSAMAKLRESRSMTLISITHDVDEAVLADRVIIMKNGRMFADGPPREILRDTARLKEARLLPPFAGTVADKLTARGLELTEHILTEEELITALWTYKQNS; this is translated from the coding sequence GTGAGCACAGCGATTGAGCTGAAGCACGTCTCATACCGTTATCAAGATGATGGCCCGGAGGTGCTGCAGGATGTGAATCTGCGCATTCGTAAAGGAGAGTGGGTGACGATTCTCGGACCGAACGGGTCGGGGAAATCAACGCTTGCCAAGATGTTCAATGCCTTGTTAGTGCCGGATGCAGGTGAGATTGTGAGCCTGGGGTATGACACCCGTGATGACCAGCACTGGCCCGCACTTCGCAGACGGGTAGGCATGGTGTTTCAGAACCCGGATAATCAGCTGGTGGCTCCGACCGTCCGTGATGATGTCGCATTTGGTCTTGAGAATGCAGGTGTGCCCCAAGACGAAATGCGACGACGGGTAGCGGAACGGATTGCAGAATTCGGCTTATCCGGACTTGAAAACCATGAACCCCATCGGTTATCGGGTGGACAGAAACAACGGGTAGCAATCGCGGGTGTGATGGCCCTTGCCCCGGACGTGATTGTCTTTGATGAAGCGACCTCCATGATCGACCCGGAAGGCAGTCGGGAAGTCTGGTCCGCGATGGCAAAACTGCGCGAATCCCGCAGTATGACCCTGATCAGTATTACGCACGACGTGGATGAAGCCGTGCTCGCCGATCGGGTCATCATTATGAAGAACGGCCGGATGTTCGCCGATGGTCCACCCCGGGAGATTCTGAGGGATACCGCGCGCCTGAAAGAAGCACGGCTATTGCCCCCATTTGCCGGGACGGTCGCCGATAAACTGACGGCCCGAGGCCTCGAGCTGACGGAACACATCCTGACCGAAGAGGAGCTGATCACGGCATTATGGACATACAAGCAGAACAGCTGA
- the rplQ gene encoding 50S ribosomal protein L17 — MGYRKLGRDSAARKALFRDLATDLIINERIETTEKKAKELRSVVEKMITLGKRGDLHARRQVASFIRKEVADEETGQDAIQKLFDDVAKRYEDRQGGYTRVMKLGPRRGDGADMAIIELV, encoded by the coding sequence ATGGGATACAGAAAATTAGGTCGTGACAGCGCTGCACGTAAAGCATTGTTTCGTGATCTTGCAACTGATCTGATCATCAACGAGCGTATCGAAACGACTGAAAAGAAGGCGAAAGAGCTTCGTTCAGTTGTTGAGAAAATGATCACGCTGGGTAAGCGTGGCGACCTTCATGCTCGTCGTCAGGTTGCATCTTTCATCCGTAAGGAAGTTGCTGACGAAGAAACAGGTCAGGATGCAATCCAAAAACTGTTTGATGATGTGGCAAAACGATACGAGGACCGTCAAGGCGGTTATACTCGTGTGATGAAGCTTGGACCTCGTCGTGGAGACGGCGCGGACATGGCGATCATCGAGCTCGTGTAA
- a CDS encoding DNA-directed RNA polymerase subunit alpha has translation MIEIEKPKIEAVELSEDGTYGKFVVEPLERGYGTTLGNSLRRILLSSLPGSAVTSVQFNNVLHEFSTIEGVVEDVTTIILNLKKLSMKVFSEEEKTLEIDAQGEGVVTARDLTHDSDVEVLNPDLHIATLSKGAQFQMKVTAKRGRGYVPAEGNNSDDLPIGVIPVDSIFTPVSRVNYQVENTRVGQVANFDKLTLDVWTDGSIRPEEATSLGAKILNEHLNIFVGLTDQAQHTEIMVEKEEDQKEKVLEMTIEELDLSVRSYNCLKRAGINTVQELTQKSEEDMMKVRNLGRKSLEEVQEKLHELSLGLRKEE, from the coding sequence ATGATCGAAATAGAAAAGCCGAAGATAGAAGCAGTTGAACTGAGTGAAGATGGCACGTACGGCAAGTTTGTCGTTGAACCGCTTGAGCGCGGTTATGGCACAACGTTGGGGAACTCCCTGCGTCGTATTCTTTTGTCATCATTGCCAGGATCAGCTGTGACAAGTGTGCAGTTCAACAATGTTCTTCATGAGTTCTCAACCATTGAAGGTGTCGTGGAAGACGTGACTACGATCATTCTGAATCTGAAGAAGCTTTCAATGAAGGTCTTCTCAGAAGAAGAGAAGACCCTGGAAATCGATGCGCAAGGTGAAGGAGTCGTAACGGCTCGCGACCTGACGCATGACAGTGACGTGGAGGTTCTGAACCCCGACCTTCATATTGCCACTCTCTCAAAAGGCGCTCAGTTTCAAATGAAAGTGACTGCTAAACGAGGCCGTGGCTATGTTCCGGCAGAAGGAAATAACTCTGATGATTTGCCAATCGGCGTCATCCCTGTCGACTCGATTTTCACACCGGTTTCCCGTGTGAATTACCAGGTAGAGAATACACGTGTTGGCCAGGTGGCCAACTTTGATAAACTGACTCTGGATGTTTGGACGGACGGGAGCATCCGCCCGGAAGAAGCGACTTCTCTCGGAGCGAAAATCCTGAATGAACATCTGAACATTTTTGTCGGCCTGACGGATCAGGCCCAGCACACAGAAATCATGGTGGAAAAGGAAGAAGATCAGAAAGAGAAAGTGCTTGAGATGACCATCGAAGAGCTCGACCTTTCCGTTCGTTCCTACAACTGCCTGAAGCGTGCCGGGATCAATACCGTTCAGGAACTGACACAGAAATCAGAAGAGGACATGATGAAAGTTCGTAACCTCGGACGAAAGTCCCTGGAAGAAGTGCAGGAAAAGCTGCATGAACTGAGTCTGGGTCTTCGTAAGGAAGAATAG
- the rpsK gene encoding 30S ribosomal protein S11 produces MAKPKTTRQKRRQRKNIESGVAHIRSTFNNTIVTITDTQGNAISWASAGALGFKGSRKSTPFAAQTAAESAAKAAMEHGMKSLAVSVKGPGAGREAAIRSLQAAGLEVNMIKDVTPVPHNGCRPPKRRRV; encoded by the coding sequence ATGGCTAAACCAAAAACGACTCGTCAAAAGCGTCGTCAACGTAAAAATATTGAGTCAGGTGTTGCGCATATTCGTTCTACGTTCAATAACACGATCGTGACGATCACAGACACTCAGGGAAATGCGATTTCCTGGGCGAGTGCAGGCGCACTTGGCTTCAAAGGTTCACGTAAATCCACGCCATTCGCAGCTCAAACAGCTGCAGAATCAGCTGCAAAAGCTGCGATGGAGCACGGCATGAAATCACTTGCTGTATCCGTTAAAGGGCCAGGTGCCGGTCGTGAAGCTGCGATCCGTTCACTTCAGGCTGCAGGCCTTGAAGTTAACATGATCAAAGATGTTACGCCTGTACCACACAATGGCTGCCGTCCACCAAAACGTCGTCGCGTATAA
- the rpsM gene encoding 30S ribosomal protein S13, whose protein sequence is MARVAGVDIPRDKRVVISLTYVFGIGRARAAQILEEAGVSENTRVRDLTENELAKVREVVDGVKVEGDLRREVSLNIKRLIEIGSYRGIRHRRGLPTRGQKTKNNARTRKGPRRTVANKKK, encoded by the coding sequence ATGGCACGTGTTGCTGGTGTCGACATTCCTCGCGATAAGCGGGTTGTCATATCTTTGACTTACGTATTCGGAATCGGGCGTGCAAGAGCAGCCCAGATTCTTGAAGAAGCAGGCGTATCCGAGAATACTCGTGTACGGGATTTGACTGAAAATGAACTTGCTAAAGTCCGTGAGGTTGTTGATGGAGTCAAAGTAGAGGGTGATCTTCGTCGTGAAGTATCCCTGAACATTAAACGTCTGATTGAAATCGGTTCATACCGTGGTATCCGTCATCGCCGTGGGCTTCCGACCCGTGGTCAGAAGACGAAGAACAATGCTCGTACCCGTAAAGGTCCTCGTCGTACAGTCGCGAATAAGAAAAAGTAA
- the rpmJ gene encoding 50S ribosomal protein L36, with product MKVRPSVKPMCEKCKVIRRKGTVMVICENPKHKQKQG from the coding sequence ATGAAGGTAAGACCATCAGTGAAACCAATGTGTGAGAAGTGCAAAGTTATTCGCCGAAAAGGAACCGTCATGGTTATTTGCGAGAATCCGAAACACAAACAAAAGCAAGGTTAA
- the infA gene encoding translation initiation factor IF-1 yields MAKEDVIEVEGTVIEPLPNAMFRVELENGHKILAHVSGKIRMHFIRILPGDKVTVELSPYDLTRGRITYRYK; encoded by the coding sequence ATGGCCAAAGAAGATGTAATTGAAGTAGAAGGAACGGTCATTGAGCCGCTTCCAAACGCGATGTTCCGAGTGGAGCTCGAAAACGGACACAAAATTCTTGCGCATGTTTCCGGTAAAATCCGAATGCACTTTATTCGTATTCTACCGGGAGACAAAGTAACGGTTGAACTTTCACCGTATGACTTAACACGCGGCAGGATCACGTACCGTTATAAATAA
- a CDS encoding KOW domain-containing RNA-binding protein: protein MRDPESRVQVGELVRIRNGRDKDQFACVIKVIDERFVLIADGDKRKVDRAKRKNITHIEPMKIVVPEVRNSIDETGRVTNAKLRFAISSYLEDHLLKEGD, encoded by the coding sequence ATGAGAGATCCTGAGTCACGTGTGCAGGTTGGAGAACTTGTACGCATACGGAATGGACGGGATAAAGATCAGTTTGCATGTGTGATTAAGGTGATTGATGAACGTTTTGTGCTGATTGCTGACGGCGACAAGCGGAAAGTGGACCGGGCAAAACGGAAGAACATCACACACATCGAACCGATGAAAATTGTCGTCCCGGAAGTCAGAAACAGCATTGATGAAACCGGGCGCGTAACCAACGCCAAACTGCGCTTTGCCATCTCAAGTTATCTTGAGGATCATTTACTGAAGGAAGGAGACTAA